A single window of Coffea eugenioides isolate CCC68of chromosome 7, Ceug_1.0, whole genome shotgun sequence DNA harbors:
- the LOC113778611 gene encoding mannan endo-1,4-beta-mannosidase 7 yields MKHFLVVLLLFLLMQEKGFLLQVKAGDGFVRTRGIHFMLNNGPYYANGFNAYWLMYVASDPSQRSKVSAAFREASSHGLTVARTWAFNDGGYRALQYAPGAYNEQTFKGLDFVVAEARRYGIKLILSLANNYESFGGKKQYVDWARSRGQYLSSDDDFFRNSVVKGYYKNHIRTVLNRYNTFTGILYMNDPTIMAWELMNEPRCTSDPSGRTIQAWIMEMASYVKSIDRNHLLEAGLEGFYGQSTPQRTHLNPGLNIGTDFVANNRVPGIDFATVHSYPDIWLSSSNDQSQVSFMNQWLDAHFQDAQYMLGKPVMVAEFGKSWKDSGFSNYERDALFNDVYFKVYSSAKHGGPAAGALFWQLLTEGLDSFRDGYEIVLSQSPSTANVIAQQSYKLRLIQKIFTRMLNIKRWKRARAARGQWIDRNKGRHIGN; encoded by the exons ATGAAGCATTTTCTAGTGGTTctacttctttttctcttgatgCAAGAAAAGGGCTTTCTTCTTCAAGTTAAGGCAGGGGATGGATTTGTCAGGACCAGAGGAATACATTTCATGTTGAATAATGGTCCTTACTATGCTAATGGCTTCAATGCCTACTGGTTAATGTACGTGGCTTCTGACCCTTCTCAGAGGTCCAAAGTTTCAGCTGCATTTAGGGAAGCTTCTAGTCATGGCCTTACAGTTGCAAGGACTTGGGCTTTCAACGATGGTGGTTATAGGGCCTTGCAGTATGCTCCTGGTGCCTACAACGAGCAAACGTTCAAG GGGTTGGATTTTGTTGTAGCAGAGGCCAGAAGATATGGGATTAAGCTTATATTAAGCTTGGCAAATAACTATGAAAGCTTTGGAGGAAAGAAACAGTACGTGGACTGGGCTAGAAGTCGAGGGCAATACCTTAGTTCTGATGATgatttctttagaaattcagTTGTCAAGGGATACTACAAAAATCACATAAGA ACTGTTCTCAACAGATACAACACATTCACTGGGATTCTTTACATGAATGATCCCACTATCATGGCATGGGAGCTGATGAACGAGCCCCGTTGCACCTCAGATCCTTCGGGAAGGACCATTCAG GCCTGGATTATGGAAATGGCTTCTTATGTTAAGTCAATAGACAGAAATCATTTGTTGGAAGCTGGTctggaaggattttatggacAATCCACACCTCAGAGGACTCACCTCAATCCTGGATTGAATATAGGAACTGATTTCGTTGCAAACAACCGTGTACCTGGCATTGATTTTGCTACCGTACATTCCTATCCAGATATCTG GCTATCCAGCTCAAATGATCAATCCCAAGTCTCTTTTATGAACCAATGGCTTGACGCCCACTTTCAAGATGCTCAGTATATGCTTGGAAAACCCGTAATGGTTGCAGAATTCGGAAAATCCTGGAAAGACAGTGGCTTCAGCAACTATGAAAGAGATGCTTTGTTCAACGACGTATATTTCAAGGTTTATTCCTCAGCAAAACATGGTGGTCCAGCAGCTGGAGCCTTGTTCTGGCAACTTCTAACTGAAGGCCTGGATTCCTTCCGGGACGGATATGAGATTGTGTTAAGCCAGAGCCCGTCTACGGCGAATGTGATTGCCCAACAGTCCTATAAGCTTCGCCTGATCCAGAAGATCTTCACCCGGATGCTAAACATTAAGAGGTGGAAGAGAGCAAGGGCTGCTAGGGGACAATGGATCGACAGAAACAAGGGGAGGCACATTGGAAACTGA
- the LOC113778606 gene encoding putative pentatricopeptide repeat-containing protein At3g47840, protein MVSPLRPCIRRLYATSSIAYGAEPRSCLASGTSTDYLTRKAHEGSQVDILLINSRLKELVKMGHLCDARRMFDELPQRDEISWTNMIAGYVNGSDPSEALSLFSRMWVDPNLQMDPFVLSLALKASGISMNKKFGDSLHGYSVKTGFVNSVFVGSALVDMYMKIGKVWDARIVFNEMPLRNVVSWTAVITGLVHAGSDMDGLMSFAEMWREGINYDSYSLAIALKACANLGELNYGREIHTHTIKKGLDASSYVANSLATMYNKCNKLNYGLQLFKKMHAKDVVSWTTMIATYVQMGQEHLGIQTFLQMRESDVSPNGFTFSTLISGCANILKLDWGEQLHAHVLRLGLAHYLSVTNSLVTLYSKCGQLDSATKMFQEMSTRDIVSWSTIIAGYAQGGYGEEAFDFLSQMRRSGPKPTEFALASLLSLCGSMAILDQGKQLHAHVFIIGLDHTAMIRSALINMYSKCGSIGEASTVFYKMENDDVISWTAMINGYAEHGYSHEAIKLFEEMAKVGLRPDPVTFIGVLSACSHVGLVDLGFHYLNLMSKMYKITPSKEHYGCMIDLLCRAGRLHDAENMIKTMPLDQDDVVWSTLLRASRLHGDVECGRRAAEQILKMDPSCAGTHITLANIYSSAGKWREAAKVRKLLKSKGVIKEPGWSWIKVKDQISAFVAGDRSHSQSEEIYYILDLVASKTEVAVFELDCLLHDLED, encoded by the coding sequence ATGGTCTCACCATTGAGGCCCTGTATCAGAAGATTATATGCAACCTCAAGTATTGCCTACGGTGCTGAACCCAGAAGTTGTTTGGCTTCTGGGACGAGCACAGATTACTTGACAAGAAAAGCCCACGAAGGTTCTCAAGTTGACATCTTGTTAATTAACTCAAGGCTGAAAGAGCTTGTGAAAATGGGGCATCTTTGTGACGCGCGGAGgatgtttgatgaattgccgCAAAGGGATGAAATTTCGTGGACCAATATGATAGCAGGATATGTCAACGGATCTGATCCGTCAGAAGCATTGTCTTTGTTTTCTAGGATGTGGGTTGACCCTAATCTTCAAATGGACCCTTTTGTACTTAGTCTAGCATTGAAGGCTTCTGGGATTAGTATGAACAAGAAATTTGGAGATTCACTACATGGATACTCGGTGAAAACTGGCTTTGTGAATTCTGTTTTCGTCGGAAGTGCACTAGTTGATATGTATATGAAAATTGGGAAGGTTTGGGATGCTCGTATAGTTTTTAATGAGATGCCTTTGAGGAATGTAGTTTCTTGGACTGCCGTTATTACAGGACTTGTTCATGCTGGTTCTGATATGGACGGCTTAATGTCTTTTGCTGAAATGTGGAGAGAAGGCATTAATTACGATTCATATAGTTTGGCCATTGCATTGAAGGCATGTGCCAATTTGGGTGAATTGAATTATGGCAGAGAAATCCATACCCACACGATAAAAAAAGGGTTGGATGCAAGTTCATATGTTGCTAATAGTCTTGCAACAATGTACAATAAGTGCAATAAATTGAATTATGGCTTACAGTTGTTTAAGAAGATGCATGCCAAAGATGTGGTTTCATGGACAACCATGATTGCGACATATGTTCAGATGGGTCAAGAGCATCTTGGGATACAAACTTTCTTGCAAATGAGAGAATCTGATGTCAGTCCTAATGGGTTTACATTTTCAACTCTGATCTCGGGCTGTGCAAATATTTTGAAACTTGACTGGGGTGAACAGTTGCATGCACATGTTCTTCGTTTAGGTCTTGCTCATTATCTATCTGTGACAAATTCCCTTGTGACTTTATACTCAAAGTGTGGACAACTCGATTCAGCTACTAAAATGTTTCAGGAAATGAGCACGAGGGATATTGTTTCCTGGAGCACAATTATTGCTGGATATGCTCAAGGAGGTTATGGCGAGGAAGCCTTTGATTTTCTATCACAGATGAGAAGGTCAGGACCAAAGCCCACTGAATTTGCTCTTGCTAGTCTGTTAAGTCTTTGTGGAAGTATGGCAATTCTTGACCAAGGAAAGCAACTTCATGCCCATGTTTTCATTATTGGATTAGATCACACAGCTATGATTAGGAGTGCTTTAATAAATATGTATTCAAAATGTGGAAGTATAGGAGAAGCCTCGACTGTATTCTATAAGATGGAGAATGATGATGTCATATCATGGACTGCCATGATTAATGGATATGCTGAACACGGATACAGCCATGAAGCCATAAAGTTATTTGAAGAAATGGCAAAGGTTGGCCTGAGACCAGATCCTGTGACCTTCATTGGTGTTCTTAGTGCTTGCAGCCATGTTGGGCTCGTTGACCTTGGCTTTCACTACCTCAACTTGATGAGCAAGATGTATAAGATAACCCCTTCTAAAGAACATTATGGTTGCATGATTGATCTCCTATGCCGAGCTGGACGATTGCATGATGCAGAGAACATGATCAAGACTATGCCACTTGATCAGGATGATGTTGTGTGGTCGACTCTGCTCAGAGCGTCGAGGCTACATGGTGATGTTGAATGCGGAAGACGAGCTGCAGAACAGATTCTTAAGATGGATCCAAGTTGTGCAGGGACCCACATTACCCTAGCTAATATTTACTCTTCGGCTGGAAAGTGGAGAGAAGCAGCAAAAGTTAGGAAGCTCTTGAAATCAAAAGGTGTCATCAAGGAGCCAGGATGGTCTTGGATCAAAGTCAAGGATCAAATTTCTGCATTTGTCGCTGGTGATCGATCCCATTCTCAGTCTGAAGAGATATACTATATTCTGGATTTAGTCGCTTCCAAAACAGAAGTTGCAGTCTTCGAGCTAGATTGCCTGCTTCATGACCTAGAAGATTAG
- the LOC113778608 gene encoding pentatricopeptide repeat-containing protein At5g66500, mitochondrial: MLRLKLFPSYSVLPGKSSINYFSKINIFRRQTFDTYIHHHLFDEIPQKDISSLNSLLNSHTRNGEAVATWDLFLKMHCTRTDLNSYTFTPVLTACAALLDPKRGHQVHALMIKLGVDCEIVPKTALIDLYSKYGQLGDSVSAFYEMRYRDVVAWNAILSSYLRHGLPRKALELFADMRKERVEFSEFTLCSALKACASSRACQQGKQIHAVVIVMGRDLVVLSTALINFYSHLGQIDAAMKIYRTLSCRTDDVMFNTLISGCVRNKRYDAALSIMSLIRPNAVALTSALSACSENSDIWIGKQIHGVVIRQGFTHDTQLSNAVLDMYAKCGKIWEASLVFDRIARKDVVSWTSMIDAYGVHGYGAEAIDLFKRMEGKENNNVLPNSVSFLAVLSACAHSGLVEQGRKYFYMFQEKYGLVPAPEHYACFIDILGRAGQIEEAWSLFPGMVDKNIKPSPAVWAAVVNACRINLDVERGEFAAKCLIQLEPNNPGNYVALSNFFAAIGRWDSVDELRSIMKRRGIIKGEGGSWVTMHKFGDKIEHEHSGTASFGNLQEVLLRNYYV, from the coding sequence ATGTTGAGACTCAAACTTTTCCCCAGTTATTCAGTACTACCAGGGAAAAGCTCCATTAACTATTTctcaaaaataaatattttcagGCGTCAAACTTTCGATACTTATATCCATCACCACCTGTTCGATGAAATTCCCCAGAAAGATATATCTTCCCTCAACTCTCTGCTCAACTCCCACACACGCAATGGGGAAGCTGTTGCTACGTGGGATCTCTTTCTTAAAATGCACTGCACCCGCACTGATCTCAATTCCTACACATTCACACCCGTCTTGACTGCCTGCGCGGCGCTTCTAGACCCGAAACGTGGGCACCAAGTTCACGCCTTGATGATCAAATTGGGAGTGGATTGTGAGATAGTGCCCAAAACTGCCCTGATCGACCTGTACTCCAAATATGGGCAGCTGGGAGACTCGGTTTCTGCATTTTATGAGATGCGTTACAGAGATGTGGTCGCTTGGAATGCTATTCTTTCCAGCTATTTGCGCCACGGGTTGCCGCGAAAAGCCCTCGAATTGTTTGCGGATATGAGGAAGGAAAGAGTGGAGTTCAGTGAATTTACTTTGTGCTCTGCGCTTAAAGCTTGTGCTTCCTCGAGAGCTTGTCAGCAGGGTAAGCAAATTCATGCCGTAGTTATAGTAATGGGCCGTGATTTGGTCGTCCTGAGCACTGctttgattaatttttattCGCACTTGGGCCAGATTGATGCAGCAATGAAAATCTATCGTACCCTCAGCTGCAGAACGGATGATGTTATGTTCAATACCTTGATTTCTGGGTGTGTTCGTAATAAAAGATATGATGCAGCTTTGTCGATTATGAGTTTAATTCGCCCTAACGCTGTGGCACTTACTAGTGCCCTATCTGCTTGTTCTGAGAATTCGGATATTTGGATTGGGAAGCAGATACACGGAGTCGTTATACGTCAAGGATTTACTCATGATACTCAACTGTCTAATGCAGTGTTAGATATGTATGCTAAATGTGGCAAAATTTGGGAGGCAAGTTTAGTTTTTGACAGAATAGCTAGAAAAGATGTGGTGTCTTGGACGAGCATGATAGACGCATATGGTGTTCATGGCTATGGGGCTGAAGCTATTGATTTATTCAAGAGGAtggaaggaaaggaaaataataATGTGTTGCCAAACTCTGTGTCATTTCTAGCTGTTTTATCGGCCTGTGCTCATTCGGGTCTAGTGGAACAGGGCCGCAAGTACTTTTACATGTTTCAGGAGAAGTATGGCTTAGTGCCAGCTCCAGAGCACTATGCTTGCTTTATAGATATACTGGGCCGAGCTGGTCAAATTGAAGAAGCGTGGTCTCTTTTCCCTGGTATGGTAGACAAAAATATTAAGCCTTCTCCTGCAGTTTGGGCGGCGGTAGTGAATGCCTGCAGAATTAACCTAGATGTTGAGAGAGGTGAATTTGCTGCTAAATGCCTCATTCAATTGGAACCAAATAACCCAGGGAATTACGTAGCACTTTCCAACTTTTTTGCAGCCATTGGAAGATGGGATTCAGTTGATGAGTTGAGGAGCATTATGAAGAGAAGGGGAATAATTAAGGGAGAAGGAGGTAGTTGGGTCACTATGCACAAGTTTGGTGATAAAATTGAGCATGAACATTCTGGGACAGCAAGTTTTGGAAATCTACAGGAGGTTTTGCTAAGGAATTACTACGTTTAG
- the LOC113778610 gene encoding GTPase ERA-like, chloroplastic has translation MVELSLTLIKPIASLQQNNYPSLSNKTQYNLLSLHHPRGSSIPKSFKPAKPRKPSNKIGNRDGPMLQKDQLSYRDIVTESEEAQEEEEQDEVEEEDDYSHEAARTRSVSLLGDEEGEEEDNESSTFLSLSEKPDRNTAWLDDYETEELDFASDTTGHRSGYVAVVGKPNVGKSTLSNQMVGQKLSIVTDKPQTTRHRILGICSGEDYQMILYDTPGVIEKKMHKLDSMMMNNVRSAAINADCVLVVVDACKAPQKIDEILDEGVGELKDKIPTLLVMNKKDLIKPGEIAKKLEWYEKFTDVDEVIPVSAKYGHGVDDVKDWILSKLPLGPAFYPKDIASEHPERFFLAEIVREKIFLQYRNEVPYACQVNVISYKTRPNAKDFIQVEVVVEKNSQKIILIGKEGKALKLLATAARLDIEDFLQKKVFLEVQVKVKEDWRQNEGLLKYYGYGGQIRAL, from the exons ATGGTGGAGCTTTCTCTTACTCTGATAAAGCCCATTGCCTCGTTACAACAAAACAATTATCCTTCTCTTTCGAACAAAACCCAGTACAATCTTCTCTCCCTCCATCATCCTAGAGGAAGTTCAATCCCAAAATCTTTTAAGccagccaaaccaagaaaaccCAGTAACAAAATTGGAAATAGAGATGGACCCATGTTACAGAAGGACCAGCTTTCATATCGGGACATAGTAACTGAAAGTGAAGAAGCACAAGAGGAAGAAGAACAAGACGAAGTTGAGGAAGAAGATGACTATAGTCATGAAGCAGCAAGGACGAGGTCGGTTTCTTTATTAGGCGACGAAGAAGGAGAGGAAGAAGACAATGAGTCATCAACTTTCCTATCCTTGAGTGAAAAGCCTGACCGGAATACGGCTTGGCTCGACGATTATGAGACGGAGGAGCTTGATTTTGCTAGCGATACCACTGGCCATCGTAGTG GATATGTGGCAGTGGTGGGGAAGCCAAATGTAGGAAAAAGTACTCTTTCGAATCAAATGGTTGGGCAGAAGCTGTCCATTGTTACGGATAAGCCTCAAACCACGCGTCATCGAATTCTTGGTATATGTTCTGGCGAAGACTATCAG ATGATACTTTATGACACGCCTGGtgtgattgaaaaaaaaatgcataagtTAGACTCAATGATGATGAACAATGTGCGCAGTGCTGCCATAAACGCAGACTGTGTGCTGGTGGTTGTTGATGCATGTAAGGCGCCCCAAAAG ATTGATGAAATTTTAGACGAGGGTGTGGGAGAGCTGAAAGATAAAATACCCACTTTGTTAGTTATGAACAAGAAGGATCTGATCAAACCTGGTGAAATAGCAAAGAAACTTGAG TGGTATGAGAAATTTACTGATGTTGATGAGGTCATTCCAGTTAGTGCCAAGTATGGTCATGGAGTGGATGATGTCAAGGATTGGATTTTATCAAAACTTCCTCTCGGTCCAGCTTTTTACCCTAAG GACATTGCTAGTGAGCACCCTGAAAGATTTTTTCTAGCTGAAATTGTTAGAGAAAAGATCTTTCTTCAATACCGAAATGAAGTCCCTTATGCATGCCAG GTTAATGTTATTAGTTACAAAACAAGACCAAATGCAAAAGATTTCATTCAAGTTGAAGTTGTTGTGGAAAAAAACTCACAGAAAATTATCCTCATTGGAAAG GAAGGGAAAGCTTTGAAGCTGCTTGCAACAGCTGCTCGGCTAGACATAGAAGATTTCTTGCAGAAGAAAGTTTTTCTAGAG GTTCAAGTGAAGGTTAAAGAGGATTGGAGGcaaaatgaagggcttttgaaGTACTATGGCTATGGCGGGCAAATTAGAGCATTATGA
- the LOC113778609 gene encoding uncharacterized protein LOC113778609, translated as MPAFTAIALDRLIETGAPETMAGGKNGPDVKVEGRNSTSISTFDKGVTAPRSKLEKAVSIPTGKLDTRNDTSNVTIDGKRHWAQISPALYATPEPTPLPDSPSSFPPSPYIINHKRRGPRLLKSFSQDDVGTRHQALDEKKLDDEVKHAEREVASSTHDNNTLPDKVIESPEVYDGASTVHSPVEEKSVNGISNRELGINDLANHSVVENSISNSAIFSFQRDGEGDDFFDPQESMSVKSNAESETNSVVERSLNVATPLAEFYDAWEELSSETGPQPSVPDFEAELRELQLSVLTELERRKQAEESLRNTRAQWQKIREELSVIGLTLPVDLVAASEDINPIRELSLQFDLARFVSNSIGRGTAKAEVEMEMEALMELKNFEIARLLDRLHYYEAVNREMSHRNQETIEISRRLRQRRKKRQRWIWGSVAAAITVGAAVLAWSCFPTGKGSSTNLLPSPEGDHTSEK; from the exons ATGCCCGCGTTTACAGCTATAGCTTTGGATAGATTAATAGAAACAGGGGCTCCAGAAACTATGGCAGGAGGGAAGAATGGTCCTGATGTGAAAGTGGAAGGGAGGAACAGTACCTCGATTTCCACTTTTGATAAGGGAGTTACTGCTCCCAGAAGTAAGCTCGAAAAGGCAGTAAGTATTCCCACTGGGAAGTTGGACACGAGAAATGATACATCAAACGTGACCATAGATGGGAAACGTCACTGGGCTCAGATATCTCCAGCACTTTATGCTACTCCCGAACCAACCCCGCTTCCTGATTCTCCTTCTTCATTCCCACCATCACCTTATATCATCAATCACAAGCGGCGTGGTCCACGACTTCTAAAGAGCTTCTCTCAGGATGATGTTGGCACACGCCATCAAGCTTTAGATGAGAAAAAGTTGGATGACGAGGTAAAACATGCAGAGAGGGAGGTTGCTAGTTCTACACATGACAATAATACTCTTCCAGACAAGGTCATTGAATCTCCGGAGGTATATGATGGTGCATCAACTGTCCATAGCCCTGTGGAGGAAAAGAGTGTCAATGGTATTTCTAACAGGGAACTTGGAATTAATGATTTGGCTAATCATTCAGTGGTGGAAAATAGTATATCTAACTCTGCCATATTCAGTTTCCAACGAGATGGTGAGGGTGATGATTTCTTCGATCCCCAAGAATCAATGAGTGTCAAGAGCAACGCTGAAAGTGAGACTAATAGTGTGGTAGAGCGATCTCTGAATGTTGCAACTCCATTGGCAGAATTTTATGATGCTTGGGAAG AACTATCTTCTGAGACTGGCCCACAGCCTTCTGTACCTGACTTTGAAGCTGAATTGCGTGAATTACAATTGAGTGTGTTGACGGAGTTAGAGAGGCGCAAGCAAGCAGAAGAATCATTGAGAAACACCAGAGCCCAGTGGCAGAAGATTCGAGAAGAATTATCTGTCATAGGTTTGACTCTACCTGTAGATCTTGTTGCCGCTTCGGAGGATATAAATCCTATTCGAGAGCTGTCCCTACAGTTTGACCTTGCTCGATTTGTGTCAAATTCTATTGGGAGAGGAACTGCCAAGGCTGAGGTTGAGATGGAGATGGAGGCTCTAATGGAGTTGAAAAACTTTGAGATTGCTCGGTTGTTGGACAGGCTACACTATTATGAAGCTGTTAATAGGGAGATGTCTCACAGGAATCAGGAAACAATAG AGATATCAAGGCGTCTTaggcaaagaaggaagaaaaggcAGAGGTGGATTTGGGGATCAGTTGCTGCTGCTATAACAGTTGGTGCTGCTGTTTTAGCATGGTCTTGCTTCCCAACTGGAAAAGGGTCTTCTACAAATCTCTTGCCTTCTCCTGAGGGTGATCATACATCAGAGAAATGA
- the LOC113777817 gene encoding dihydroflavonol 4-reductase: MEGDIATSAAAKGTVCVTGAAGFIGSWLVMRLLERGYVVRATVRDPGNMKKVKHLLDLPKASTHLTLWKADMTEEGSFDEAIQGCEGVFHVATPMDFDSKDPENEIIKPTINGFLSIIRSCVKAKTVKRLVYTSSAGTVNVQEHQQPVYDETNWSDLDFIYSTKMTGWMYFVSKLLAEKEAWEVSKQSKIDFISIIPTLVVGPFIMPTFPPSLITALSLITGNEAHYSIIRQGQFVHLDDLCEAHIFLYEDPTAEGRYICSSHDATIHDLAKLIREKWPEYSIPELKGIDKDIPVVSFSSKKLVGKGFQYKYTLEDMFRAAIDTCREKGLLPYSTQTHENGKEKESLPVATKDQANGQVNGSLPVSAEK; the protein is encoded by the exons ATGGAAGGAGATATTGCAACCTCTGCCGCGGCAAAGGGCACCGTTTGTGTCACGGGAGCCGCTGGTTTCATCGGATCATGGCTTGTTATGAGACTTCTTGAACGTGGCTATGTTGTCCGGGCCACTGTCCGGGATCCAG GGAATATGAAGAAAGTGAAACATTTGCTAGATTTGCCTAAAGCCAGCACGCATTTGACGCTGTGGAAGGCGGACATGACGGAAGAAGGAAGTTTCGATGAAGCCATTCAAGGCTGCGAAGGGGTGTTTCATGTGGCCACACCCATGGATTTCGACTCTAAAGACCCTGAG AACGAAATAATCAAGCCAACGATCAATGGCTTTTTAAGCATCATAAGATCATGTGTCAAGGCAAAAACTGTCAAGAGGCTGGTTTACACTTCATCTGCTGGAACCGTCAACGTTCAAGAACACCAACAGCCCGTCTACGACGAGACCAACTGGAGTGATTTGGACTTTATATATTCGACAAAGATGACAGGATGG ATGTATTTCGTTTCTAAGCTTTTGGCTGAGAAAGAAGCCTGGGAGGTCTCGAAACAGAGCAAAATTGATTTCATAAGCATAATACCAACGCTAGTTGTAGGTCCATTCATCATGCCTACATTCCCACCCAGCCTAATAACTGCACTTTCCTTGATCACTG GGAATGAAGCTCACTACTCAATTATTAGGCAAGGCCAGTTCGTCCATCTGGATGATCTTTGTGAGGCCCATATATTCTTGTACGAGGATCCTACCGCCGAAGGAAGATACATCTGCTCTTCTCATGATGCCACTATTCATGATTTGGCAAAATTGATCAGGGAAAAATGGCCAGAGTACTCTATCCCTGA GTTAAAGGGCATAGACAAGGACATACCCGTGGTATCCTTTTCTTCCAAGAAGTTGGTAGGCAAGGGCTTCCAATATAAGTACACCTTGGAGGACATGTTTCGGGCGGCCATTGACACATGCCGTGAAAAGGGTTTGCTCCCCTATTCTACTCAAACCcatgaaaatggaaaagaaaaagaatcacTTCCTGTTGCCACCAAGGACCAGGCGAACGGCCAAGTCAACGGCTCACTTCCCGTTTCCGCAGAAAAATAG
- the LOC113777959 gene encoding uncharacterized protein LOC113777959, translating to MLRALSTRNGRRYEKIEEGGQSSAVLEAQLNKSRSLPAKLFGSQQKSTRGQTAEEKSAAKQARTVSKIHPMFNLFDPRLRKKATANPEFSRYLEYLKEEGTAGLGPTPNMPVIHET from the coding sequence ATGTTGAGAGCTCTGAGCACACGAAATGGACGGCGTTATGAGAAGATAGAGGAGGGCGGCCAGTCTAGTGCTGTTTTGGAAGCTCAGTTGAACAAATCCAGGAGCTTGCCTGCAAAACTATTTGGTTCGCAGCAGAAATCAACAAGAGGGCAGACTGCTGAAGAAAAATCTGCTGCAAAACAAGCCAGGACGGTCAGCAAGATTCACCCGATGTTTAACCTCTTTGATCCCCGTCTGAGAAAGAAAGCCACAGCAAATCCAGAATTCTCCAGATACTTGGAATATCTCAAGGAAGAAGGTACAGCGGGCTTGGGTCCAACTCCAAATATGCCCGTAATCCACGAAACATAA